Proteins from one Gossypium raimondii isolate GPD5lz chromosome 8, ASM2569854v1, whole genome shotgun sequence genomic window:
- the LOC105792969 gene encoding protein REVERSION-TO-ETHYLENE SENSITIVITY1 isoform X2: MAGHVGICREDGAVLDFSVSNFVTVDGFAFGAAARYVQLDREKCCFPPNMSGHTCKRGYQHSEYGTAITWDDALRSSARNFEHKSYNLFTCNSHSFVANCLNRLCYDGSMDWNMITVVALVIIKGHWVNNMSIIRSFLPSTVVLCLGLVSVGWPFLVGLFSFSILLLGWFLLGTYCFKTLLER, translated from the exons ATGGCAG GACACGTAGGGATTTGCCGGGAGGATGGAGCGGTTCTTGACTTTTCGGTGTCGAATTTTGTCACTGTTGATGGTTTTGCTTTTGGTGCTGCAGCTCGATATGTTCAACTCGACAGAGAAAAG TGTTGCTTTCCTCCCAACATGTCCGGGCATACGTGCAAGCGAGGTTACCAACATTCCGAGTACGGGACTGCAATCACATGGGATGATGCGTTACGGTCGAGCGCACGTAACTTTGAGCACAAGAGCTACAACCTCTTCACGTGCAACTCTCACTCGTTCGTAGCCAATTGTCTCAACCGACTTTGCTACGACGGATCGATGGATTGGAACATGATAACCGTGGTGGCTTTAGTAATTATCAAGGGTCATTGGGTCAATAACATGTCGATAATAAGATCATTCCTCCCTTCCACGGTGGTGCTTTGCCTCGGGTTAGTATCGGTCGGCTGGCCCTTTTTGGTTGGATTGTTCTCATTCTCTATACTTCTACTGGGGTGGTTTCTATTGGGAACTTATTGTTTCAAAACGTTATTGGAAAGATAG
- the LOC105792969 gene encoding protein REVERSION-TO-ETHYLENE SENSITIVITY1 isoform X1, translating to MVIVHHQELHRSDPCVPIMDRKQGYDIELTSSTSKVEHELWPLDGIDSKNSKFPCCLVWTPLPVVSWLAPFIGHVGICREDGAVLDFSVSNFVTVDGFAFGAAARYVQLDREKCCFPPNMSGHTCKRGYQHSEYGTAITWDDALRSSARNFEHKSYNLFTCNSHSFVANCLNRLCYDGSMDWNMITVVALVIIKGHWVNNMSIIRSFLPSTVVLCLGLVSVGWPFLVGLFSFSILLLGWFLLGTYCFKTLLER from the exons ATGGTGATAGTTCACCACCAAGAACTACATAGATCCGACCCCTGTGTTCCAATAATGGATCGCAAACAAGGTTACGATATTGAACTTACGAGTTCTACTTCTAAAGTTGAGCATGAATTATGGCCGTTGGATGGAATTGATTCGAAGAATTCCAAGTTTCCCTGTTGTCTAGTTTGGACACCACTCCCTGTTGTTTCATGGTTAGCACCTTTCATAGGACACGTAGGGATTTGCCGGGAGGATGGAGCGGTTCTTGACTTTTCGGTGTCGAATTTTGTCACTGTTGATGGTTTTGCTTTTGGTGCTGCAGCTCGATATGTTCAACTCGACAGAGAAAAG TGTTGCTTTCCTCCCAACATGTCCGGGCATACGTGCAAGCGAGGTTACCAACATTCCGAGTACGGGACTGCAATCACATGGGATGATGCGTTACGGTCGAGCGCACGTAACTTTGAGCACAAGAGCTACAACCTCTTCACGTGCAACTCTCACTCGTTCGTAGCCAATTGTCTCAACCGACTTTGCTACGACGGATCGATGGATTGGAACATGATAACCGTGGTGGCTTTAGTAATTATCAAGGGTCATTGGGTCAATAACATGTCGATAATAAGATCATTCCTCCCTTCCACGGTGGTGCTTTGCCTCGGGTTAGTATCGGTCGGCTGGCCCTTTTTGGTTGGATTGTTCTCATTCTCTATACTTCTACTGGGGTGGTTTCTATTGGGAACTTATTGTTTCAAAACGTTATTGGAAAGATAG
- the LOC105792970 gene encoding abscisic acid receptor PYL2, whose product MNSKASFFFSSSSTTGMDSAEPPPHGLTKEEYTELKPLIQTYHKFEPIPNTCTSLITQRIDAPVRAVWPFIRSFEAPQKYKHFIKSCNMSSGDGGVGSVREVTVVSGLPASKSTERLEMLDDEKHILSFRVVGGEHRLRNYRSVTSVSEFKEEGKVYTVVLESYIVDIPEGNSGEDTKMFVDTVVKLNLQKLGVIAIAAGSVHGHD is encoded by the coding sequence ATGAACTCAAAagcctccttttttttttcttcatcgtCAACAACAGGCATGGACTCAGCGGAGCCACCCCCTCATGGCCTAACCAAAGAAGAATACACCGAGCTTAAGCCATTGATCCAAACATACCACAAATTCGAGCCAATACCCAACACATGCACGTCCCTCATAACCCAACGCATCGACGCTCCGGTCCGAGCCGTATGGCCATTCATTCGTAGCTTCGAAGCACCTCAAAAATACAAGCACTTCATAAAAAGCTGCAACATGAGCAGCGGCGACGGCGGTGTAGGAAGCGTTAGGGAAGTCACCGTCGTTTCGGGTCTACCGGCGTCGAAGAGTACGGAGAGGTTGGAGATGTTGGATGATGAGAAGCATATATTGAGTTTTAGGGTCGTCGGTGGTGAACATAGGTTGAGGAACTACCGGTCGGTGACGTCGGTGAGTGAGTTTAAAGAGGAAGGTAAGGTTTATACAGTTGTTTTGGAATCTTATATCGTTGATATACCGGAAGGGAATAGTGGAGAAGATACGAAGATGTTTGTGGACACGGTGGTGAAGTTGAACCTACAAAAGCTTGGGGTTATTGCAATAGCCGCCGGTTCAGTTCATGGACAtgattga
- the LOC105792971 gene encoding ferrochelatase-2, chloroplastic → MEAAAASLSGSNIFHRNYRFSRSINRRRYIASGSRYFSNSDLNTQNHSVFKGPNLSNVQIQKRNLRLQMNCALGVCTFPENVMESHHSHIVEEKLGVLLLNLGGPETLNDVQPFLYNLFADPDIIRLPRLLRFLQRPLAKLISVLRAPKSKEGYAAIGGGSPLRKITDEQADALRMALEAKNIRANVYVGMRYWFPFTEEAIEQIKRDRITKLVVLPLYPQFSISTTGSSIRVLQRIFKEDAYLSRLPVSVILSWYQRQGYINSMADLIEKELGKFAKPEEVMIFFSAHGVPVSYVEEAGDPYKDQMEECIYLIMQELKARGIGNDHTLAYQSRVGPVQWLKPYTDEVLVEIGQKGVKSLLAVPISFVSEHIETLEEIDMEYKHLALESGIKNWGRVPALGCNSLFITDLADAVVEALPSAKALSASTENDEEAEYDPLRYLVKMFFGSILAFLLLLTPKVVLAFRNSLF, encoded by the exons ATGGAAGCAGCAGCAGCATCTTTATCTGGATCCAATATCTTCCATCGTAATTACAGATTTTCAAG GTCGATTAATCGGCGCAGATATATTGCTTCTGGGTCACGCTATTTCTCAAATTCTGATTTGAATACTCAAAATCATAGCGTTTTCAAAGGACCCAATCTCAGTAATGTACAAATTCAAAAGAGAAATTTGAGGCTACAAATGAATTGCGCTCTGGGTGTTTGTACTTTCCCTGAAAATGTTATGGAATCTCATCACTCACATATTGTGGAAGAGAAACTTGGGGTCTTGCTTTTGAACCTTGGAGGTCCCGAGACACTTAATGATGTTCAACCCTTTTTGTATAACTTGTTTGCTGATCCT GATATTATACGGTTGCCTCGGCTATTGAGGTTTCTTCAACGACCATTGGCAAAGTTAATATCTGTTCTTAGAGCTCCTAAGAGCAAAGAAGGGTATGCTGCTATCGGTGGCGGTTCACCTTTGCGTAAAATAACCGATGAACAG GCGGATGCTCTTAGAATGGCTTTGGAGGCAAAGAACATACGTGCTAATGTATATGTTGGAATGCGATATTGGTTCCCCTTCACCGAGGAAGCAATTGAACAG ATTAAGCGGGACAGAATAACAAAGCTCGTTGTGCTGCCTCTATATCCTCAGTTCTCCATCTCCACAACCGGTTCCAGCATCCGTGTTCTCCAACGTATATTCAA GGAAGATGCATATTTATCAAGACTACCTGTATCCGTCATTCTTTCATGGTATCAACGACAAGGTTATATTAACTCTATGGCTGACTTGATCGAGAAAGAGTTGGGTAAATTTGCAAAGCCTGAAGAG GTCATGATATTCTTTAGTGCCCACGGGGTACCTGTCAGCTATGTCGAGGAAGCTGGAGATCCATACAAAGATCAAATGGAGGAGTGTATCTACTTAATCATGCAAGAGCTGAAAGCTAGAGGGATTGGAAACGATCATACCCTCGCTTACCAG AGTCGAGTCGGTCCTGTCCAATGGCTAAAGCCCTATACCGATGAAGTTCTTGTCGAGATTGGTCAAAAAGGAGTGAAGAGTCTTCTAGCCGTTCCTATAAG CTTTGTGAGTGAACACATAGAGACTCTCGAAGAGATCGACATGGAATATAAACATTTAGCCCTCGAGTCCGGAATCAAGAATTGGGGTCGTGTTCCTGCTCTAGGTTGCAACTCTTTATTCATCACTGACTTAGCCGATGCTGTAGTCGAAGCTCTACCATCAGCAAAAGCCCTGTCAGCCTCAACGGAAAATGACGAAGAAGCTGAATATGATCCCTTAAGATACCTTGTCAAAATGTTCTTCGGCTCGATATTGGCATTTCTCTTACTATTGACACCAAAGGTAGTGCTTGCATTTAGGAATAGCCTCTTTTAG